The region CAAAATCTACAAGCACTGATAAGTAGGTCAGATGGGGTTAAACGCTTCTTTAGTAAAGCTAGATCTGTCTTTAATACcatttattaaccctcctgttgtcatcgagtcaaagaaagaagggaggaagaaggaagaaggaaagaaagaaagaaaggagggagggagggaggaaggaagaaggaaggaaaggagggaagaaggaagggaggaaaggaaagaaggaaggaaggtaggagggagggaggaaagaaggaagggaggggggtgggagaaaggaaaagaggaagggaggaagaaaggaaagaaggacagaggaaagaaggaaggagggagggagaaaagaaaagaggaatggaggaaggaaggaaagaaggacagaggaaagaaggaaggtaatggggaggaaagaaagagagaaggagggaggaaagaaggaagggaggaaggaaggaacaaaggaaggaaggagggaagcaaagaaggagggagggaggaaggaaggacagaaggaaggaagaaagggggatggaagaagggagggaagcaagagagaaaggaaagaaagagaagtgaggaaggaagctTAACCCTTTGTAGAGAAGAAAGTGctgtttaaccctcacatactgttcatagtaTCCCTTATAATTAATGTCTATACATCATCTCTAAActacaaatcattcatgaacacctcatcagtcattaataaactggTTAtcaatccttaatgaagctttcagagagcagagtgtACCTGTagctatagcaaccatagaacaacctgtatctatagcaaccatagaacattctgatggtctgtctgtgcattaaatacctcatacaagtggtagagattgcccaaaaagttaaatgggttcaatagattttgtttttgaccagatatcatgacacaaagtgacctacaaagggttaaaggCTCGTTACTGCAGTTTGAGACGTCAAATTGAGCATCTTCTGCTGTTCAGAGCAAAAGAATCCCagcatgtatacatatatatatatatatatttgctgcTCCCTTGAGGCAAAAAACAGTAGCATCAAGAAACAAAATgatctttattttttgtatcttttctaTCGACATAAGAAAACCGTCAACACATCGCATTTACAAAAAGAACCAAAACCTCTTGAATGACTTTGTAAGTGCACAAACAGTTTGGTGTCATTTTAACACAATAACAAGAAAAAGATGTACAACAGTTAAAGCAGGTTTAGTCAGTGATAAAAATAGAgtctcttatttttcttcttttttttttgactggcATAAAAGCGCAACACTGACAGAAATGAGCTTCTTTCATTTATAAACCATCAGAAAGGTGAAACATCCctcttttattcttctttacTTGAACGTTGGATGGAAAGTCCTGATGTTGGACATTTTTTAcccattaataataataataataatacagatgTAAGAAATGAACAAACTACTTTTTCTAAAGCAGAAAACTACACTGCATTACTGTGATGTACACACTTGTAAACCGACCATTTACCTGCTTGAAAACACAGATTAAATCTTTAACAAACACCGGTGACGCTGGTCTCGAGTAgaaaaacactgacagcaaagaaaaaacaaaaaaaacacacaaagcctgAAGAAAAGTTGTTTAATATCTGACAGGTTTGTGTATTAAGTTTCAGCTTTTTTGGAATGTCACCTACAAACAAGAGCTTCAACTACaagttatgattattattattattgtcctCCTTtgtgacaggaaacagagaaatTCATGGAGATCCTTCACGCCGCCATCTTGCGTACTCGGAGCAGGTTTTTAAGacaaaacagcgttttcagggTAACAGGAAGGAGCTGGCTGTCATGTCCTCCTGCAGAGTTTGTAATACTGGCAGCTGCTCTCTCAGACTTGAAtcttgaagtttaaaaaaaagaaagaagaagaaagaatatCCGATTCAACCTCAGTTCTGTACATTCAAAAGAGCCAGTCTGGACCGGTTTGGCTTGAAGAGCAGCAGTCAAGAAGGGGTGAAGAGCGTGAAAGCGATGGCGAGTAGAAAACAGTCACTGCGCTCCAACGTGACTCGGCCTCATCAGTCCTTTGAAGACTCGCAGCTTTCCTGCACCGCTCAGATCAAAACTGTAGTTGGTGGTGATGTAAGGCATCTCTCCCTCGAAGCCAGGCTGAAATAAAAGATACAATCAGTCACAATATGCtcaagtttaaccctcctgttgtcctcgagtcaaggaaggaagggaggaagaaggaagggaggaaggaagaaggaaggaaaggagggaagaaggaatgatggaagggaggaagaaggaagttaaggagggaggaaagaaggaaaggaagggaggaaagaggaaggaagaaggaaggaaaggagggaggaaggaaggagggaaggaaggaagggaggaaaggaggaaggaaagaaggatggaaggaagtgggagggagggagggagggagaaaggaaaagaggaagggaggaaggaaaggaaggaaaggagggagggaaggaaggaaggagggaggaaggaaggaaggaaggaaggaaaggaaagaaggaagggaggaaggaaaggaaggaaagaagcaaggaaggtaagagggagggagggagaatggaaaagaggaagggaggaaggaaggacagaggaaagaaggaagggaggaaggtagggggaggaaagaaagagagaaggagggagggaggaaggaaaggaaggaaggaaggaaaggggatggaggaaggaaagaaggaagggaaggagggaggaaataagaaaaggaggaaggaaaggagggaagaaggaagggaggaagaaggaaggaaaggagggaggaaataaggaaaggaagggaggaaggaagaaggaaggaaaggagggaggaaggaaggagggaaggaaggagggaggaaaggaaagaaggaagggaggaaggaaagaaggtaaggaaggggggaaggaaagaaggaaggaaggaaggtaggagggagggagggagggacaaaggaaaagaggaagggaggaaggaaggaaagaaggaaggaaggtaggagggagggaggaaaggaaggaaggaaggaaggatggaaggggggtggaggaaggaaagaaggaagggaaggagggaggaaagaaggaaaggaagggaggaaggaaggaaaggagggaggaaggaaggaggaggaaggaagagaaggaaggaaggaaggaaggatggaggaaggaaagaaggaagggaaggaagagagaggaaggaaagaaagagagaaggaaggagggagggaggaaggaaggacagaaggaaggaagggaggaaagaaagaacagtcaaaacagacgacacaaaggttaagtttAATAGCAAAAACAAGTTAATTTAATAGCATTGTAGAGTATTGTGTGTGAAATAATGGAAGCGTTGATGTAACCTGTGTTGTGAGGATGCAGGAAGGCAGTGATATCGCTCCCAGGAGGAGACAGTTGACTTTACGGAGGACGGACGGGTCTACGGGTGTCAGCAGTAGAGTACAGACCTCGCACCATGTCGATGCCTCGGAGCACACctgcaacacacaacacactcagTTGAACCCTTTTGTTATTATGACAACACCAAAAATCtaacataatattttatatcaCATGTTGCttgtttacttattatttattcttctttctATTTCGGCTCCCACTTCGCTGCTGTAATGCTGTAAGTTTCCCCATCgtggactaataaaggattatcttctCTTACATATTTTAGTCAGACTtgtcatatattattatttcagaATGAGTTTGGCTGTTTTAGAAATGCCCGGAGAGGCctgaatgttttatgtaatataaactttttttgCCTGCATGTCTACAGCTTCTCACCAGAGGGAGAATATCTGTGTGTAAATAGACAGCAGGATGTCAGCgctaatgtaaaaatgaaatgaaaattcaAATAACTTTTCACTGGATTACActgaagaaaacattaaaatgtgatgaCACCGGTCGGCCTAAAGGCACATACCATATAATTGCAACGCCTACAGTTCAATTCCTGGCCTTTATAGGTGTCACAacctctctcttgctctcctcATCACACTGACTCTCAAATGAAGGCCAAaatgccaacaaaaaaaaaatctttaaaaaaggtttaaaatgtgataaaaatgaaaactaatttttttgtggacccagcatcaaatttctgctttaatccattttgagagaatatattagaggattatggtaaaaatgtctaagtggtgtaaccataaaaactttgtaccaaataattcaacttgcttaaaaacagtaaattctcaataaaacaccatatcaactagtttggcatgatcttacattataactattaaataaaggtaatggaatacaattgttctaaatattacatttactctggtaaccatggagatcaggaaacatttaaagtaattattagtatcagtccacttaaatacactgtaggttgataaaatatgtaatatttatcattcttttgtggttacaccatttgacattttcaggagcattcagtctgacttttggttaaaaaaaaatgcaaatgtcatttcaaatgatataaaaccaacaaaaatactaaatgtacattttaacaaaccttccttctttcctttcctcccttccctcctaccttccttccttcctcccttcctccttccttccttccctcctcctttcctccctcctttccttacttcttcctcccttccttccttcttcctcctttccttccttcttcctaccttcctttccttcctccctccctcctaccttccttaatAAAAAggacctcccttccttctttcctttccttccttccttccttctttcctttcctccctcccttccttccaaataaactaaactaaacatgtcAATAgacccagaacagcttcaatggactaaagtgtttgtgcattttgtgccacttcagtcatttcaaatgatataaaaccaacaaaaatactaaatgtgcattttaacaaacctgatgctgctttaaagaCAATTTGTCACTAACTCACATATaagtaatgtcttttttttctcatttctgtgcAGATTTATGGGAGTTTATCTGCGCTGTTCTCATAAAACATAAATCCTCACTGAATCTGAGCTGAAACATATTTGGGTGCTTTTCATTAAGCGAACGTGTCTCCTCGCTTCCCTTCACTCGCACCACTTCCTTCGTGTCTGAGTTTGTTCTTGGTGAGGATGTGAGAGACAGATGAGAGGAAAAGACGTGAGGACGGAGGAATTCAATTCATCAAACGGAACGTCGTCGCTCACTGCAGAGTGATTGTGAAGAGATGGAAACTACTCACAACTCAGATATGAAGAAATCAACTATCGATATTTAGAAATGAGTacgtttaaccttcgtgtcgtcctcccgggtcaaattgactcccgtctgtccttcctccatccctccttctctctttctttccttcctctctctttactcccttccttcttcccttcctacatccccctttcttccttccttatgtccttcctccctccctccacttttcctttctccctccctccctccttccttctttactccctccctcctaccttccttccttctttcctccgtccttcctttccttcttcccttccttatttcctttcctcccttcctccctccttccttctttcctccctcctttccttccttccttcctcctatccttccttcttccttcctccccctccctcctttccttgcttcttcctcccttccttccttcttcctcctgcctcccttccttccttcctccctcccttccttctttcctccgtccttccttctttcctccgtccttcctttccttcttcccttccttatttcctttcctcccttccttccttcctccttccttctttcctccctcctttccttccttccctccttccttccttcctccctcctatcctccctcctatccttccttcctcctccctcccttccttccttccttgactcgaggacaacaggagggttaactcaTAAAAGATTAAACTTTAAATTCATATACAGgtaattaaaactttaaactgTTACTTAATCATTTCTACATAGTGCTAGCTGGAAGGGAAACACCTGATAACTGAATAAGACACAAGTCGTCCATTTAAATCTGGTAATTACTGAAAGAACAGAACCGACGTAACGcagcaataaaaacagctgcagaacatttttaaataaaatattagtgAGTGATAATAGTTTGTTAAAGTCTGACGTCTTCTTCAGGCTCAGGATGATTTTATAGGAGACTCACAGCTGTGCAGCTGTgtcatattttccaaaaaaagagCTGCGACATGCGTAAAAtggaaaagaggagaagagaaggattTTGACTTGTGaggaacaataataataataataaagttgcaaatgtgtttttttatgactgtttcatgattcagttatttttattttatgaataaatatgaacagCTGCTGTTGGTGTTGTCATTCCTGCACATGTGATACACCTGTGTTTTATCGCTCTAAGCTCCTCCAGGACTCTTCTCTCGCTCCTCGTCCCCTTAAGGAGCATTTAAAGAACTGGTAGATTCTCAGTGATGGAAGTGGGAGAACGATTTCTGAGTCACAGCTGGCGGACGGAAGAAAGACGACGCGAGGAAGCATAAATTAGCTAAATGAAAAGCATCTTTGTCTCAGATTCAGCTGAGTCATGATTAAGAGACGGAGGAGTGAGATTATTCACACAAAGGGTTAAACAACCAAGAGAAATCACCAATTTTTGACCGAAGAGTCCCGTCATAGAAAGAGCCTTTTACCAAAATCTGATCggactgatgaataaatgtgatgaatgtttcagagagcagagagagtgtattatTTAAGggtttacaccactaaacatctcctatcacacaatatcatgtcctattttacctgagacatgaaaatataacatagcaataatgattaaaatgttgtgaatctctttagtcactccatctctaagttaccatggtaactagatgtttttagtcattttttcatctctttttggtggttaaatgttattttattgaaagtgtattttgtatttttggagaaaaaactgctcctatcacacaatatcatgtcctattttacctaagacatgaaaatataacatagcaataatgattgaaatgttatttcatatgtaaagtgaaaatgagcagagctttatggagctgtggggtttattgtaaaACCAttattagagccatcagtcttcactgctacatcataacaaGAAATCCTcttaactactatcttattaaaactattaactctTCATTTAACAAAGaggaagagtagctgttgcCTGGGTAACagctttccttcctctctcttccttcccttccttctttccttcctccatcccccttccttcctccctctctccttctctctttctttcctcccccctaccttcctcccttccttctttcctctgtccttccttcctccctccctccctcaaccttccttccttccttctttccttcctccctctctcctaccttccttccttctttccttcctcccttccttccctcctcctttccttccttcttcctccctcctttccttccttcttcctcctttccttccttcttcctaccttccttccttcctttcttcctccctccctccctcctaccttccttaataaaaaggaaaggaaggaaaaatccttcctttccttcctcccttccttctttcctttcctcccttccttccttcctcccttcctcccttccttctttcctttcctccctcccttccttccaaataaactaaactaaacatgtcaatagatacggggttaaatttgacccagaacagcttcaatggactaaagtgtttgtgcattttgagCCACTTCAGTCATCAAAGGGTAAGGGTTCAGGGTAAAAAAcgtaaaaatgtgaaaagtatGTAAAGGATTAAAAGGCTCAAACAACATGAATTAGATCATTCCCATCAAAGGGTCGGGCGGAGTACGTACCGAAGCCCACACACGGACAGAGAGGCGCCTGGTTCAGCAGCACCGGACCTCCCCTGCTCGTTACTTTCTCTCCCAGACAGCAGAGTCCCACCAGGCTGCAGTTGGCAGCGTAAAACATGTGATTGGGAACGACCTCGCAGTGGATGACACCCAACGCCACGGCTGTGTGCGGCACCTGTGGGTCCAGAGCGACGCTCGTTAGGTTCAACTGAGACTTTTATAAAGATAAATGTTGCggaggaaacatttttaaaccttcatgtcgtcctcccgggtcaaattgaccccgtctgttttgactgttccttctttccttccttccttccgtctgtccttcctccctccctccttctctctttctttccttcctctctctttcctcccttccttcttttcttccttcatccccctttattccttccttctttctttccttccttccacccttccttccttcctccctccctccttgtctctttctttcctccccctacctttctcccttccttctttcctctgtccttctttccttccttcctcccttcctcttttcctttctacctccctcctaccttccttccttccttctttcctccgtcctttattccctcctttccttcctacctatcttcttttctttccttccttccttcctccctccttcctttccttccttcctccctccctccctcatttccttccttcttcctctcttccttccttcctccatccctccctcatttccttccttgttccttccttcttccttcctcccttcctcccttgactccagggcgacaggagggttaaacctaCTGAATGAGTGTGTCAGTAATTATAAAATCATGTTGGACCTTTTCAAGTTTTAGTAATGAAGTATAAACAGTGTCATAAGATAGAAAATAAGGTTGTGCttcatgtttaaatgaatttatgcacaaaaaaaatgctaaatttcCTCATTTGATATCTTTATGCAaccataaaatgtgtttaatgttgtttaatagatttttaaataatcacTTTATACTCTTTTCCCAGGATTTATTCCCATTAATTGAGTTTGattttaaacacacacctgcagacaaTCATTAAATGATACTCTGATAATGGAATCAGGGAAATCAGCCcccaaatgtgaatatattataaatccaggttaaaaacgtTTTTTATGATTGAActctttttaaagcactttaaattttaatctttcatttgcactgcacatgttcttttaatgatttcaaagcaaatcattactttattctctattttagtttagcttttcatttcttttctctctatttctatttttctgtactttgttttcttttttattaaaattgggttttcttgtttttaatgtttccaatttttactgtttaatatttagtttttatgtaaagcacattgagttgcctctttgtatgaaatgcactatataaataaataaagctgccttgccgcTATGAGTATTGTACCTAAATGAAATTATGCATTTAAAACACTGGTTTCTtgtactttaaaatgtttaaatcatcACTTCACATGAATATACACATCACTCTTTTCACAGGATTTTCTTGCCATAAATTAAGTTTGACTTTAAGCACATACCTGCAGATAACCATTAAACGCTTCACTCTAAATGTGCCGTGTTATTCTTTCATATCTGtctaattattttcttaatagAACAAAAATTCCTTTCTaatcacatttaatatttaatcttGATGCCAAGAGGCCGATTTCCAACATGCTTAATTAAATTCTGGCGACTCATTTCtgaggtaataataataataataataataataataataataataatataaaacagaactAGGTCTCTTATCAAGAACACAGCTGCAGCTTTATGCTTCTGTACCTGGTACGGAGTGAGGCAGTTCAGAGGTCTAACGGGTCCGGGGTCGGGAGACTGCAGCTGACTCAGGTAGGCCAGCAGTGACAGCTCTCTGTGCTCGTTAGTGCGCTGGTGCttcctgtcaaacacacacagataacatTTAGAATAACTTAATAAATCCAGTTTTAACTCTGCATGTTCAACGGTGAACTTACGCCGTTCCCTGCCGCCCGACTCCTTGGAAATCTGAGTCTACGATCAGGTGAACGTAGCTTCTGGGGGGGCTGTTGCTCTCCGTGAACTCGTCCAGAGCCGTCTGAGCGGGCGGGTGCGTCTGGCAGCCGTGTGCCGTCCTGAGAAACTCTGGAGTTAAGGCGGCACACTGCGTGGACCCGGTATGACCGAGCTGGACCACATGCGAGACCGGGAAGAAGCGGATCATGTCTATAAGCAGCTGGAATCCAAATCCTGTTAGACGGGCAACAAAAAGCACAtcagactcttttttttttttacactttaactTCTCAATACATTTCACAGAGAGGAATCAACAgctgctgacctttgacccagcCCATGGTGTTGATAATGACGGGGGTCTCTCTGTTCAGGGAGCGTCTACGCCACAAGGACTTAAGGCATTCCAGGTAGCGGTCTAAGTCCGACTCGCATGACGACTGGCCGTAATAGATCATGTGTTCTGGTGCGCGCTGATGTGTGAAAGGAGGACctgaaaaatatacaaaatgtttcaagaaATGACATAAGAGACAAGAAATGAAGACACACATTgatactttatttaattattattactttagTACCAACTAAAATGATTAAAGTATACTAATGATGTAACAGTGTGTTAAAAGAAGCATTTTAAAGAGTCTCTCTTACACAAACAGTACAGGAAtgacatgagaaaaaaagattaagataCACATTAACCCCCCCAATTAAAATGATgcaataatactaataatgtaACAAATGAATGCAATTAAGGCATGACTGTGCAATAATCTGGTGATTGTGCAATAACTTGAATGACATGTTGTATGTGAGGTGAGTGCTtggtatttatgtttttttattttattctagtattaatgtttttatctttgcaCTTTCATAATTTGCACTAATAAGGGGTTGCATCTCAATTTgcaataaagatctattctattctaaaagtgtcattttaaagagtttatagtgattttaaatgtaatacaaTGGATACACAATACTCACAActtcagtaaaaacaaataagaaggcaccagtttattaggtacacctggcTATAACTAATTCAGTCCAATTCAACAGGCTGTAGTCATATTAAACCCTTATAGAAGATATAATATTCAGCTTCTGTTCAAAGTGTTTTCTAAAAAGGTGTTAATTCACATTTACggtcattttggaggctgtagtttgtgATGCTGTTGAATTATCGTCCTTTAAATCAGGGCTGCTGTGTTAAACTGCAttaattataactgcaatataagTATTTTAGGTATATTCTTACTATAACTGTGCAATATatgtttttcactttaaaatcaaacgcaggtatattatcattctgacgtcaccaatattactcttgttcATAATATTACATCATAATGTGGTTTAGTTAAATttaaaaggggttaaaatgtgaaaataaacatatgagtaactttttttgtggaccaagcattaaaatgtctgcttttaatctaAATTACGgcaaaatgtctaagtggtgtaaccattaAAACTTTGtatgaaataattaaacttgcttaagaACTATATTATGGTCTAATCCAGttgctgctgcaatactgcTGATTTCCCCAACGTGGGACTAATACAGGAATATCTAATCTTATAAAGTGACAAACTAACGGGAATAACTTTGGAGTTgcgtgaaaaaaaaaaaagtcaaaattaagAAATAAGATGTGTGAAGTAACAGGAGGGTAAAACGTACCGAGGAGCGGCTCCGTGACAGTCGACAGAGACAAACAACCAGCCGGGGTGAACTCCGTCTGACCGAGATCTCCTTCCAAATAATCTACACTGGTAgtgctgcagagacacacacacacacacacacacacacacacacacacacacacacacacacacacacacacacacacacacacacacacacacacacacacacacatatatatatcaaGTTGGGTTACATATCATGTTTgaccaaaagaagaagaagaaaaaaagcggATATATGTTGACTTGCCAACGTTCTTACTCCCACAGACTAagatctgtccttcctccctccctccttctctctttctttccttcctctctctttcctcccttccttctttccttccttcatcccc is a window of Scomber scombrus chromosome 10, fScoSco1.1, whole genome shotgun sequence DNA encoding:
- the nol9 gene encoding LOW QUALITY PROTEIN: polynucleotide 5'-hydroxyl-kinase NOL9 (The sequence of the model RefSeq protein was modified relative to this genomic sequence to represent the inferred CDS: deleted 1 base in 1 codon), whose translation is MKVSKSTQVKGQSKSQKWKDVRGRRSRPPINSSELNSSPVMAKMAKEHQASVKKKPSVKRLKTKVKSVSDSKKSAPQSVAKKPHTQANGSSAFTMNDESDDSQDWKEYSLSIQGNGVEPSADMENVLPGRLDGEALHHCAQRNDRQNHAVLVMQKDQTLCFRGKCFLTCLYGRVEVMGFTIEEGQQSYPLFSPASHCPLTIRALESPDDTRDDKTEASSILPKYLTSASRKKLLKKVTSHSSIILLEPMETPLTRFLSSFADLGELFSPPMSELLSAVLDTPLNGLGMIPLAKTIEGLKMSGSYRDSLNTVVSASRGDMDGCAVILVCGSKNVGKSTYIRFLVNTLLNHTTSVDYLEGDLGQTEFTPAGCLSLSTVTEPLLGPPFTHQRAPEHMIYYGQSSCESDLDRYLECLKSLWRRRSLNRETPVIINTMGWVKGFGFQLLIDMIRFFPVSHVVQLGHTGSTQCAALTPEFLRTAHGCQTHPPAQTALDEFTESNSPPRSYVHLIVDSDFQGVGRQGTAKHQRTNEHRELSLLAYLSQLQSPDPGPVRPLNCLTPYQVPHTAVALGVIHCEVVPNHMFYAANCSLVGLCCLGEKVTSRGGPVLLNQAPLCPCVGFGVLRGIDMVRGLYSLLTPVDPSVLRKVNCLLLGAISLPSCILTTQPGFEGEMPYITTNYSFDLSGAGKLRVFKGLMRPSHVGAQ